The following are encoded together in the Ictalurus punctatus breed USDA103 chromosome 1, Coco_2.0, whole genome shotgun sequence genome:
- the LOC128634287 gene encoding N-lysine methyltransferase KMT5A isoform X2: MTHFTKGEFVLEYRGELINSLESNRRHRVYHNNLKGFMFDFIWHDKFWTIDAARDDGTLGRLVNDDHINPNCKMKRIIVKGKPHLCLFALRDITPLEEATYNYGNADCPWRSKWTKYGMDTDTNRLESGGTSGDVTQCTQHSQQKSASHIHILSQN; this comes from the exons ATGACGCACTTCACTAAAGGAGAGTTCGTGCTAGAATACAGAGGAGAGCTCATCAACTCTCTGGAAAGTAACAGAAGACACCGAGTTTACCACAACAACCTGAAAGGATTTATGTTCGACTTCATCTGGCACGATAAATTCTGGAC TATTGATGCTGCAAGGGATGATGGCACTCTTGGAAGACTGGTTAATGATGATCACATTAATCCCAACTGCAAAATGAAGAGAATCATTGTGAAAGGAAAGCCCCATTTGTGCCTTTTTGCTTTAAGAGACATAACACCTTTAGAGGAGGCCACATATAATTATGGAAATGCTGATTGTCCCTGGAGGAGTAAA TGGACAAAGTATGGAATGGACACAGACACTAATCGTCTGGAGTCGGGTGGTACCTCTGGAGATGTTACCCAGTGCACCCAACATTCACAACAGAAATCTGCTTCCCACATCCAT ATATTGAGCCAGAACTGA
- the LOC128634287 gene encoding uncharacterized protein LOC128634287 isoform X1, translating to MTHFTKGEFVLEYRGELINSLESNRRHRVYHNNLKGFMFDFIWHDKFWTIDAARDDGTLGRLVNDDHINPNCKMKRIIVKGKPHLCLFALRDITPLEEATYNYGNADCPWRSKWTKYGMDTDTNRLESGGTSGDVTQCTQHSQQKSASHIHVTESGIEVDSNCLESDVASGDDHHCTQHSQHESSFCNQAWNCFFNVFYNIVNVKSPQCTLHYTSVFKDTGSPHCLLT from the exons ATGACGCACTTCACTAAAGGAGAGTTCGTGCTAGAATACAGAGGAGAGCTCATCAACTCTCTGGAAAGTAACAGAAGACACCGAGTTTACCACAACAACCTGAAAGGATTTATGTTCGACTTCATCTGGCACGATAAATTCTGGAC TATTGATGCTGCAAGGGATGATGGCACTCTTGGAAGACTGGTTAATGATGATCACATTAATCCCAACTGCAAAATGAAGAGAATCATTGTGAAAGGAAAGCCCCATTTGTGCCTTTTTGCTTTAAGAGACATAACACCTTTAGAGGAGGCCACATATAATTATGGAAATGCTGATTGTCCCTGGAGGAGTAAA TGGACAAAGTATGGAATGGACACAGACACTAATCGTCTGGAGTCGGGTGGTACCTCTGGAGATGTTACCCAGTGCACCCAACATTCACAACAGAAATCTGCTTCCCACATCCAT GTGACTGAAAGTGGAATAGAGGTGGACAGTAATTGTTTGGAGTCAGATGTTGCCTCTGGAGATGATCATCATTGCACCCAACATTCACAGCATGAGTCTTCATTCTGTAATCAGGCATGGAACtgcttttttaatgtattttataacaTCGTAAACGTTAAGTCCCCACAATGTACATTGCACTATACCAGTGTTTTCAAAGACACTGGGTCCCCACACTGTCTTTTAACATGA